From a single Actinomycetota bacterium genomic region:
- a CDS encoding DUF4040 domain-containing protein gives MRSLDLLLLLFLIIAAFGVVRTKDLLGASIIFSAYSLIMAIIWQRLSAPDIALTEAAVGAGVTTILFLITIGRTVRREDE, from the coding sequence ATGCGGAGTCTTGATTTACTGCTCTTGCTCTTTCTGATAATCGCAGCTTTCGGCGTGGTTCGGACCAAGGACCTTCTTGGAGCCTCGATCATCTTTTCGGCCTATAGCTTGATAATGGCCATTATTTGGCAACGCTTAAGCGCTCCTGACATCGCTCTGACTGAAGCGGCCGTCGGCGCCGGTGTTACTACCATCCTCTTCTTGATCACCATCGGCCGTACCGTCAGAAGGGAGGACGAGTGA
- the mnhG gene encoding monovalent cation/H(+) antiporter subunit G: protein MPSLNILGIITNILIYIFASMGLFFFFVGVLGLVRLPDVYCRLHAGTKCDTLGLGGILFALAIYEGFSGDGLKMIILIFLNMILTSVCGHAISRAAYRVGIMPWRKQYQTTYAREGFADAES, encoded by the coding sequence GTGCCTAGTCTAAATATTTTAGGAATCATTACCAACATTCTGATCTACATCTTTGCGTCCATGGGCCTCTTCTTCTTCTTCGTTGGAGTCCTGGGCCTGGTCCGTTTGCCGGATGTCTATTGCAGGCTTCATGCTGGAACCAAGTGTGACACCTTAGGACTTGGAGGAATCCTATTCGCCTTGGCGATATACGAAGGTTTCTCCGGAGACGGCCTCAAGATGATCATCCTCATCTTTCTGAACATGATTTTGACCTCGGTCTGTGGACATGCGATTTCCCGGGCCGCTTACAGGGTCGGCATCATGCCCTGGAGAAAGCAGTACCAGACAACCTATGCAAGGGAGGGTTTTGCCGATGCGGAGTCTTGA
- a CDS encoding cation:proton antiporter has translation MDNFFIVVCTILVLYMFVCLFRAIAGPTLADRLVAVNLIGTKTVAVLSLIAFIFDQSMYIDTAIVYALLNFIVTIAVARYLETGGLPSA, from the coding sequence GTGGATAATTTCTTTATCGTGGTATGCACCATCCTGGTTCTCTATATGTTCGTCTGTCTCTTTAGGGCCATAGCCGGACCGACTCTGGCCGATCGGCTGGTTGCGGTCAATCTGATCGGCACCAAGACCGTTGCGGTCTTATCCCTCATCGCCTTCATCTTCGATCAAAGCATGTATATAGATACGGCAATCGTCTACGCGCTTCTTAACTTCATCGTAACCATAGCGGTTGCCAGATATCTCGAGACGGGAGGTCTGCCAAGTGCCTAG
- a CDS encoding Na+/H+ antiporter subunit E, with the protein MTLFLFGFWMLLTSGNWGSTNVIMGVVVSLLVAVLAYVLMKENLGDVEGSPAILGRFLYSIFLLLIEIIKANIDVAERVLNPRLPIDPQILKYDCHLKGEDAKTIHANYITLTPGTLTVDIDDEGYYYIHCLADTHARGMGERVLENMVKWVYEGVKE; encoded by the coding sequence ATGACACTATTTTTGTTCGGTTTTTGGATGTTACTTACATCCGGTAACTGGGGCTCTACCAACGTCATCATGGGCGTGGTTGTCTCCCTGCTGGTAGCGGTCTTAGCTTATGTTTTGATGAAGGAGAACCTTGGAGACGTGGAGGGATCGCCGGCCATTTTGGGCAGGTTCCTCTACTCCATCTTCCTTCTCTTGATTGAGATCATCAAGGCCAACATAGATGTGGCCGAGAGGGTCTTGAATCCCCGCCTTCCGATCGATCCTCAGATACTTAAGTATGACTGCCATCTCAAAGGAGAGGATGCCAAGACCATCCACGCCAACTACATAACCCTGACCCCAGGGACTCTGACGGTCGATATCGATGACGAAGGTTACTACTACATTCACTGTCTGGCCGATACCCACGCTCGCGGCATGGGAGAGAGAGTCTTGGAGAACATGGTCAAATGGGTATATGAAGGGGTGAAGGAGTAG
- a CDS encoding diguanylate cyclase, with amino-acid sequence MGAGQHLKKMLLIVVSFVFVSLFVYVSGQLEFYWFLYVIPIFIAAAAYEFAGSIIAGVLSGAAIYWTMGNSSLMIADPERLNYQMMLGVVIFTLGGLVVGYISGKQRKQQAEAEMLSNKDALTHLYNYGYFMARLTDEVKRSKRYSDAFALLMLDIDDFNKFNDTFGYDKGNRMLERVAEIIKKTVREIDIVARYGGEEFAVILPKTDYSGAETVAEKLRKMIEAAQFEGDIEQPVVKATISVGISIYPTSADTDTEMIIKATEALRKAKSDGKNKVVILTEKKEGTKKAKK; translated from the coding sequence TTGGGCGCAGGTCAACATTTAAAGAAGATGCTTTTGATTGTCGTTAGTTTTGTCTTCGTATCCCTCTTCGTATATGTTTCCGGTCAACTTGAGTTCTATTGGTTTCTTTATGTCATTCCCATATTCATAGCGGCTGCCGCTTATGAGTTTGCCGGAAGCATAATCGCTGGGGTACTGAGTGGGGCGGCCATCTATTGGACCATGGGAAACAGTTCCTTGATGATAGCCGATCCAGAGCGCTTGAATTACCAGATGATGCTCGGAGTGGTAATCTTCACATTGGGAGGGCTGGTCGTCGGCTATATCTCCGGCAAGCAGCGCAAGCAGCAAGCTGAAGCCGAAATGCTCTCCAACAAGGATGCTCTGACTCATCTATATAATTATGGTTACTTCATGGCTCGCTTAACGGATGAGGTCAAGCGCTCCAAGAGGTATAGCGATGCTTTTGCTCTATTGATGCTGGATATCGATGATTTCAACAAGTTCAACGACACCTTCGGCTACGATAAGGGCAATAGGATGCTGGAAAGGGTAGCCGAGATAATCAAGAAGACGGTTAGAGAGATAGACATCGTTGCCCGTTACGGCGGAGAGGAATTCGCCGTCATTCTGCCCAAGACCGATTACTCAGGAGCTGAGACGGTCGCAGAAAAGCTTCGTAAGATGATCGAAGCGGCACAGTTTGAAGGAGATATCGAGCAACCGGTCGTCAAAGCCACAATAAGCGTGGGAATATCCATATATCCGACGAGTGCCGACACCGATACCGAGATGATAATCAAGGCGACCGAAGCCCTACGCAAAGCCAAATCGGACGGGAAAAACAAGGTTGTCATCCTTACCGAGAAGAAGGAGGGCACAAAGAAGGCGAAAAAATAA